From a single Stomoxys calcitrans chromosome 4, idStoCalc2.1, whole genome shotgun sequence genomic region:
- the LOC106095643 gene encoding membrane metallo-endopeptidase-like 1, translating to MEQFVLSLLILHCACSPRTTSAIPKSLPLTIPVRDANYRFKYAQQMVSYMNLTVNPCEDFYEYACGNWKNTIPERHSESKRVNVLDIGFELNKIIEIILQKKAIVQLVPEYAEELKLARKFYENCRQTQLYPMRKTSKHLEILQKIGGFPAWDDKWNAAQFNWLTMSSHMSEFGIETLIKEDIFSEYPFMPYFLMPSFGFDIKLSYDNLHNKSSMAYLTNRQCMYEILTLYGIGANKSEMVLEKIFDFLAEVLVVVNGFKEDEYSCEKLSETLKPFEVDAIIQQWSQYFDIVWHGKFRNLTEDNRPCLYFYRELNKIVARHRDAVANYLSLKFLYHMDARLKNSKLQGDYCTWSVRNGMRFLFDNIFMKLFFNRQTAKDVKRMAIRIQKELRQSLLEATWMDAKTRKAALLKESSMKLYEVNRINLLLFENHIRRLHGLYSEQFNNQTKPLQMMLGMEVNAFYYPLDNSLHIAAGVLQPPTYHPAWPISLKYGTLGYILGHEFSHGFDVQGANYDYTGRNSYWWSEEASQQFEAQAQCFVQSYGNYCVPEINRRINGLLTLNENIADAGGLNLAFRAYRRLANEQSKKVGSPRQAHGKQETMPGLNLTAEQLFFVGAAQIWCSSYREMDYWQELTNTHTIEKYRVLGLMTNSRDFANTYNCPNKNGDKCEVW from the exons ATGGAGCAATTTGTACTCTCTTTACTGATCCTTCATTGTGCTTGTTCGCCGCGTACTACGTCTGCCATCCCTAAATCATTGCCTCTCACCATACCAGTTAGGGATGCCAACTATAGATTTAAATACGCCCAGCAAATGGTGTCATATATGAATCTAACGGTAAATCCCTGTGAAGATTTTTACGAATATGCCTGTGGCAATTGGAAGAACACTATCCCCGAAAGGCATAGCGAAAGCAAACGAGTCAATGTTTTGGATATTGGAtttgaattaaataaaataattgaaattataCTCCAAAAGAAAGCCATAGTGCAACTTGTACCCGAATATGCTGAGGAGCTGAAATTGgccagaaaattttatgaaaattgtcgGCAAACTCAGCTATACCCCATGCGTAAAACATCTAAACATTTGgaaattctgcaaaaaattggaGGATTTCCGGCTTGGGATGATAAATGGAATGCAGCCCAATTTAATTGGTTAACCATGAGTTCCCATATGAGTGAATTCGGCATAGAGACTTTGataaaagaagacattttttCCGAATATCCTTTCATGCCTTACTTTTTAATGCCCAGCTTTGGTTTCGACATCAAGCTGAGTTACGACAATCTTCACAATAAATCCTCAATGGCATATCTAACAAATCGACAATGCatgtatgaaattttaacacTATATGGCATTGGTGCAAATAAAAGTGAGATGGTCCTGGAAAAAATCTTTGACTTCCTAGCCGAAGTCCTTGTGGTTGTGAATGGTTTCAAAGAAGATGAGTATAGCTGTGAAAAACTCTCCGAAACCCTCAAGCCCTTTGAAGTGGATGCTATTATCCAGCAATGgtctcaatattttgatattgtcTGGCATGGAAAATTCCGAAATTTAACCGAAGACAACAGAccttgtttatatttttatagagAGCTTAATAAAATTGTTGCAAGACACCGGGATGCGGTGGCAAATTATTTATCATTGAAGTTCTTATATCACATGGATGCTCGCCTAAAGAATTCCAAGTTACAAGGAGATTATTGCACGTGGAGTGTGAGAAATGGAATGCGATTCCTTTTCGATAATATTTTCATGAAG CTTTTCTTCAATAGGCAAACTGCCAAAGATGTTAAACGTATGGCGATAAGAATACAAAAGGAACTGAGACAATCTCTGCTCGAAGCAACATGGATGGATGCAAAAACTCGAAAGGCAGCCCTCCTTAAAGAATCATCTATGAAGCT CTACGAGGTCAACAGGATAAACCTACTGCTATTCGAAAATCATATAAGACGACTGCATGGCCTCTACTCAGAGCAATTTAATAACCAAACAAAACCCTTGCAAATGATGTTGGGCATGGAGGTGAATGCCTTCTATTATCCCCTAGATAACAGCCTTCATATAGCTGCTGGTGTGCTACAACCTCCCACATATCATCCTGCTTGGCCTATCTCATTGAAATATGGTACTCTGGGCTATATCTTGGGCCATGAATTTAGCCATGGCTTTGATGTGCAGGGTGCCAATTATGATTATACCGGTCGAAATTCCTACTGGTGGTCGGAGGAGGCGTCTCAACAATTCGAAGCGCAAGCCCAATGTTTTGTGCAATCGTATGGCAATTATTGTGTACCGGAAATAAACCGTCGCATTAATGGCCTATTGACTTTGAATGAAAATATTGCTGATGCGGGCGGTTTAAACTTGGCTTTTAGGGCATATCGTCGTTTAGCAAATGAGCAGAGCAAAAAAGTTGGCAGCCCAAGGCAGGCACATGGCAAGCAGGAAACAATGCCTGGTCTGAATTTAACAGCGGAAcagttattttttgtgggaGCTGCCCAGATATGGTGCTCCTCGTACCGAGAAATGGACTATTGGCAGGAACTAACGAACACTCACACCATAGAGAAATATCGTGTGTTGGGCTTGATGACAAATAGCAGAGATTTTGCAAATACCTACAATTGTCCAAATAAGAATGGTGATAAGTGTGAGGTTTGGTAA
- the LOC106095678 gene encoding uncharacterized protein LOC106095678: MHNFRKQQSTDTTDTGVEKNDYPRATNGVVFGAIITFVGYFFMMMSFCSPYWIESYEESRSSFKNMGLWQYCFKDFTYPNYQFPRKFTGCHNIFSHEYYVIREWLLPGWLMSVQAFVTLSFIIIFFILIILALIVIRLPLKFVLQYEWLLVRISYLGTTISSVFMFLAVCVFGGCAYRRDWLMYPKFNVLGWSYALAVVTFILLGLAALIFHREARQAYEIRGEQKNLVMQMEMQEPGYQADRHHHSTSRSLHGYI; this comes from the exons atgcataattttcgAAAGCAGCAGTCCACGGACACTACAGATACTGGAGTTGAAAAGAATGATTATCCTAGAGCCACAA ATGGAGTGGTCTTTGGTGCAATCATAACCTTTGTgggttatttttttatgatgatGTCTTTTTGTTCTCCCTATTGGATAGAATCGTATGAGGAGTCGCGTAGCAGTTTCAAGAATATGGGCTTGTGGCAATATTGTTTTAAAGATTTTACCTATCCAAATTATCAATTTCCACGCAAGTTTACCGGTTGTCATAATATCTTCAGTCAT GAGTACTACGTAATTCGCGAATGGCTTTTACCCGGCTGGTTGATGTCAGTGCAGGCTTTTGTCACTCTATCCtttataataattttctttattttgatcATATTGGCATTGATTGTCATTCGTTTACCTCTGAAATTTGTGCTACAATACGAATGGTTGTTGGTACGCATCTCCTATCTGGGAACAACCATATCAT CGGTCTTCATGTTCTTGGCCGTTTGCGTATTTGGCGGCTGTGCCTACCGTCGCGATTGGTTAATGTATCctaaatttaatgttttaggctGGTCCTATGCCTTGGCCGTGGTCACTTTTATTCTATTGGGTTTGGCCGCTCTCATCTTCCATCGGGAGGCCCGCCAGGCTTACGAAATAAGAGGCGAACAAAAGAATTTGGTAATGCAAATGGAAATGCAAGAGCCAGGCTATCAAGCCGATCGTCATCATCACAGCACCTCAAGGAGTCTGCATGGTTATATATAA